From Aedes albopictus strain Foshan chromosome 1, AalbF5, whole genome shotgun sequence, one genomic window encodes:
- the LOC134285522 gene encoding uncharacterized protein LOC134285522 — translation MEENHRREMERKRLELKKLANKAMMGIIDSTKNELVNSSNEQSEAAGISKVQNWMQQMVGEMRNLSIAQPSARAEEIVSGEPTFDISSFLTTRDTTLSGLDPTSSSAIQGSQSRSVVIPATTIPSVQPMPVAVGTSQLGSGSWLDINMQTEINRYQHLGMLPRGLASRVPPGLGINTQTNVVTVCSTIPTVGSTSNHSGLPVVPGLTIADNLLTNTQSQYHPGIATNLSAPFVPSATSLPNSVHGLPFNIAMNGSSQAFQQFPAAGYANNVGANRGVPLGQSNFQSFPRMHNPLAQLQIVPTQHQLMARQVMPKDLPVFRGDPEDWPLFYSAYVNSTTACGYSDVENLARLQKALQGKAFDAVKSRLLLPACVPQVLNTLYMLFGRPELIIQTLLNRIREVPPPRSDRLDTLISFGMAVQNLCDHLEAAGQIVHLCNPTLLQELVEKIPAQQRLDWALYKRQFMAVDLRTFSTYMSTLVAAASDVTVITDTKQSQAGRSDRGKEKNFLNAHSSAEPSKREILEENISGVVCLACNGSNHEVKDCVIFKKWSPENRWEIVRDYHLCKMCLGKHGQRPCKQQGNCGMEGCQLRHHPLLHVECQKQQVTTELQPNAGNVNVSSGEGVNAHHSTGNATMFRIIPVKLSWNEKSVETFAFLDDGSSMTFMEQSIADRLGINDGESLPLDLAWTGNINRQIANSKRVSIEVSGLGASKNFTLNDTRTVPNLELPRQTLKYEELSRQYAHLKGLPISSYESVSPGILIGSNNASLIATLKLREGELGDPLAAKTRLGWSIYGHLADMRKTQNFSFHIRESSEKYKVVEKLENCCPKSGDADTCTSRRSTRHVSREIKLDKLKSHKDYVSSGIETEKGCWNAVECRTWSTRRGNGWNQTPRDTDASVKDDISSPKPAVLMRHSVGNALYNGYGSALRAGECCRYWQHCLESFSDAPGSKSALLYASDMGEIPMAKLSKMSIA, via the coding sequence ATGGAGGAAAATCACCGACGGGAAATGGAACGCAAGCGTCTGGAGCTGAAAAAGTTGGCTAATAAAGCGATGATGGGAATAATTGACAGTACGAAGAACGAACTGGTGAACAGTTCAAATGAGCAGTCTGAAGCAGCAGGTATCAGTAAAGTACAGAACTGGATGCAACAGATGGTTGGCGAGATGAGAAACCTTTCGATTGCTCAGCCGAGCGCAAGGGCCGAGGAAATTGTTTCGGGCGAACCTACATTTGACATCAGTTCCTTTCTGACCACTCGAGATACGACTTTGAGTGGACTTGACCCAACCTCGTCGTCAGCTATACAAGGATCGCAAAGCAGGTCAGTGGTCATTCCGGCAACAACTATTCCTTCGGTTCAACCGATGCCCGTCGCCGTCGGAACATCCCAGCTTGGCTCAGGAAGTTGGCTGGATATAAACATGCAGACTGAAATTAATCGTTATCAGCATTTAGGAATGCTGCCGAGAGGGTTAGCTAGTCGAGTGCCACCAGGGTTGGGAATCAATACACAAACAAATGTTGTAACGGTCTGCTCTACGATTCCAACCGTGGGTTCTACGTCGAATCATTCGGGTCTTCCGGTTGTACCCGGTTTAACGATTGCTGATAATCTATTGACAAATACGCAATCACAGTATCATCCCGGGATAGCAACGAATTTAAGTGCTCCCTTCGTGCCATCAGCAACCTCTTTACCTAACTCCGTTCATGGGCTGCCATTTAACATCGCGATGAATGGGAGTAGCCAGGCCTTCCAGCAGTTTCCAGCTGCAGGATATGCAAATAATGTAGGTGCAAATCGAGGAGTTCCCCTAGGTCAGAGTAACTTCCAAAGTTTTCCAAGGATGCATAATCCGCTAGCTCAGCTCCAAATCGTTCCTACGCAACACCAGCTGATGGCGCGGCAGGTTATGCCCAAGGACCTTCCTGTATTCAGGGGGGACCCAGAAGACTGGCCATTGTTCTATAGTGCGTATGTCAATTCGACGACGGCGTGTGGATATTCGGACGTCGAGAACCTGGCCAGGCTTCAAAAAGCACTGCAAGGCAAGGCCTTCGATGCTGTTAAGAGTCGGTTGTTACTTCCAGCATGCGTGCCGCAAGTGCTAAACACTCTATACATGTTGTTTGGGAGACCGGAACTGATAATTCAAACACTATTGAATAGGATACGCGAGGTGCCGCCTCCAAGGTCAGACCGGTTAGATACATTGATCTCATTTGGTATGGCCGTCCAGAATCTTTGTGACCATTTAGAGGCAGCGGGGCAGATAGTACACTTGTGCAATCCGACTTTACTGCAGGAACTGGTGGAAAAGATTCCAGCACAACAGCGGTTGGATTGGGCACTTTACAAACGGCAGTTCATGGCGGTCGACTTACGTACATTCTCGACCTACATGTCAACTCTCGTCGCTGCAGCCTCCGATGTCACGGTCATCACAGACACTAAGCAGTCGCAAGCAGGAAGAAGTGATCGAGGAAAAGAGAAAAATTTTCTCAATGCGCATTCCTCGGCTGAACCATCGAAAagggaaattttagaggaaaacATTTCTGGAGTGGTGTGCTTAGCTTGTAACGGATCCAACCACGAGGTTAAAGATTGCGTGATCTTTAAGAAATGGAGTCCTGAGAATCGATGGGAAATTGTTAGAGACTATCATCTCTGCAAGATGTGCTTGGGGAAACATGGGCAGCGACCTTGTAAGCAACAAGGAAATTGCGGAATGGAAGGTTGTCAGCTACGACACCACCCGTTGCTGCATGTTGAATGTCAAAAGCAGCAAGTTACGACCGAGTTGCAGCCGAATGCAGGAAATGTAAATGTGAGTTCCGGAGAGGGAGTAAATGCTCATCATTCTACAGGAAATGCTACAATGTTCCGTATAATTCCCGTAAAGCTTTCCTGGAATGAAAAATCAGTTGAGACCTTTGCGTTTTTAGATGATGGTTCATCGATGACGTTTATGGAACAGTCAATCGCCGATCGTTTGGGCATAAATGATGGAGAATCACTTCCTCTTGACCTAGCTTGGACGGGCAACATTAATCGACAAATTGCAAACTCCAAGCGGGTTTCCATTGAAGTTTCTGGTCTAGGCGCCAGTAAAAACTTTACTCTGAACGATACTAGAACAGTTCCGAACCTAGAACTTCCGAGGCAAACACTGAAGTACGAAGAGTTGTCTCGTCAATATGCTCATTTGAAAGGACTGCCAATCAGCAGCTATGAATCGGTTTCACCTGGTATATTGATCGGCTCGAACAATGCTAGCTTGATTGCAACGTTAAAGTTACGTGAAGGAGAGCTAGGCGACCCGCTGGCTGCTAAGACTCGATTGGGTTGGTCTATCTACGGACATTTAGCTGACATGCGGAAGACACAGAATTTTAGCTTTCATATTCGTGAAAGCTCTGAGAAATATAAAGTCGTTGAAAAGCTGGAAAACTGCTGTCCCAAATCTGGAGATGCTGACACGTGTACTTCAAGAAGGTCAACGAGGCATGTATCACGAGAGATTAAACTCGACAAGCTGAAGTCACACAAGGATTATGTATCAAGTGGAATTGAAACAGAGAAAGGTTGCTGGAATGCGGTGGAATGTAGAACATGGTCGACTAGACGAGGCAATGGATGGAACCAAACACCTAGGGATACGGATGCCTCGGTAAAGGACGATATATCGTCACCAAAGCCAGCAGTGCTGATGCGCCATTCTGTTGGTAACGCGCTCTACAACGGATACGGAAGTGCGTTACGGGCCGGGGAATGTTGCCGATACTGGCAGCACTGCTTGGAATCGTTTAGCGATGCCCCTGGTTCGAAGTCTGCCCTTTTGTACGCGAGTGACATGGGAGAGATACCTATGGCTAAACTGTCAAAAATGTCCATAGCTTGA